Within the Vigna angularis cultivar LongXiaoDou No.4 chromosome 10, ASM1680809v1, whole genome shotgun sequence genome, the region aaagactaagtgtggtctattttgatgagttaatattttctcaatttcacttagTTTACTGTACCaaatttaatcagggaattgtacTAAAATGTCCGATATTATTCCGTTTGTGTTAATTATGCgtaatttggtcggaaattcttatcttaattaatttgaattatctgagcttattattttaattaatgattgcaggaaaattttgaattacatTCTTGGACATTTGGAAGAGCATTCTTTTGTAGACGATGCTAATTAATTGGGAGAAGCTAGTTCCATTGATTTACTTCCGTGTGTTGAagtggaaaaaaatgaaaatgtttggCTCATGAAGGAAGTTTCGGTTTGTTGTTTTTGGATGCAAAGTAGTCCACGGCATTGTGCTTACCATAGCTGGAATACCACACTTACGTGCCACTCTTTTATTCCTTTTGCCTAAAGTGATTGCAAAGAAATACATTCTGAAAAGAAGCAAAAACACACGGCCCCAAGATAGCCCTATTGACAATTCATTTTGTCAAGTTCATTTTGTCAAGTTCATTTTGTCAAGCACATCAACACATGCCACATAAGTCACGACCCACATAATAGAAAAGAGGTGCAGATTTTAATTCTCGGTGCTTTCCATTCTACACATAAACTTTTGACTTTTCAATTGGAGAAGACAAGCAACTCTCGGTGTGTGCTTATTGGAGAGGTCCCTCATGGCTTTGCTACGTAACATTAGTTATTAAATTGGGAGCCATCACTTGGATGAAAGCCAATGGTCCATTCACTTTGTCTAAGATCTGCATATTTCTATCTCCATGCCTTTCTACTACACACACAAAACATCACGTATGCTAGAACCAAAAGGGCCATCACTCAACAGTATTATTCTCCACTAAGGTTTTGTGTTGGCATGTAGTGATACTTTAGGAGAAATGCACGTACACTTGGGAAGAGCTCCATGCAGGCTTCTGATTTCTCTGCTTTGTCCACTCCACACATAAGCTTTTATCCTTCCATTGGTAAAAGAATTCACAGACCCAAGTAAATCCCAGCTGGAAGAAGTGGTTCAAATAAGGATACAACCCTTTCATTGTAGAAGTCACGGTGCagcaaagataaaaaaaacatacggCCCTTGGACAACTAAGCATCAGCAAAATATATGAAGGGATAAAAAGAGGGAGCAGCTACTGGAAAGAATATTGTGCTCACTGAAAAGCTTGGCAGAGTACATGAACAAGGAGTGTCATCTTTGCTGTATTTTTGGCACCTATTGGAAAAGGTTTGGAGGCTGAAAAAAAAGGTGGGAGACACACGGACTTAAAGGGGAACGCTACTCTGGGGGGCTGCTATTCGGAGGTTCTGGACACTACTCTTAGTTACAGAACTCACGGCTACACACACTCTGGGTTTTTGGTTTTGAAACTTTTGGCTGTGAACGTCTTTGTTGGAGGGCTGCTACTTGGAGTCTGGAGACTACTCTGGGGGGCTGGAGTTCtctgaagaaaaacaatttggtTGGAGAGCAAGAGAGGAGAAATGCGTTAGCTGCCACCAAGCAAGAACTTCTGGTTTAGTTTCTCTGTCAGCACAATGGAATGGAGCTTAACTTCAATAGGTTTTGTTTGTATCTTTAATGCTTGAACCAagaatcattttattattattctactCATTAGAAAGCATTAACCGAAGTAGCCTTGTTCATTTGCTGTTAACGCTTTCAACTAATGCCATTTCTATTTTGAATtgcatttaatgttttgtttgtttcttgtaTCTTTGTTTTATTCCATGAGCTTTGTCACTTCTACACGGTTGAACTAAATAATTGCTGGAGTGGAAAGAGTATAATATTTGTTCAATTGCTTCAAGGGAAGAATAAGTCTTTGGTTTTGCTAGAATAAAGTATAATATGTGTAGGAAGTGGTCACGGCATTTTGCAATCAAAAGCACATATCAATCTTTAAAAATCAGAAAAGCATTGTCTAGAAGCATGGCATATGAggtgatgaataaaaaaatgaagatggaAACTAGGAAGCACTAGGTGTCACGGTTTTGGAAAGGAAAAGGAAGTGGGGTCTTGGCTTTGAATATTGTATGGTTTCTATTCCCCTTCTTAGAGTAATCCACGGTTTTGGGGAGAGAAAAGAACTGTATTTTAATCATTTGAGAAGCTCATGGTGCAGCACGTTAATAGGTAAGGTTCCATTTGTTTATTCTATTTCTTTCTCTGGATGTAAAGCTTGTTGATTAGATGTGGTATGTGTACGGTGGTAAGCTTGAGAAAGggaatttttattcaattgccTTGGAGTAGAAGGAAGCATTGGACGAGACTAACAAGGTGTGCACGGAAGTGGAgccctttttattttctttgctGCACCAAGGAAGAATACATCCCAATTGAAACGTGATTGACTTTTGGTGCATTCCAGTGCGTATGAGTTGGCGCCTATTTGCGTTTATGGAATTCTCAGTTTGATACCTTTCGGTTTGTTGCATGTTTAATTTGTTCTaagattttcattttaatatttttagttatattaggttatgtttgattttaaattttaattttccgtaccaaaaacaaaacattttaaacccccccactacgtgtttgattCGAGACTTGAACcgcaatttggtccttgagagacgacctaggagtcacatcctagctatactgcattctttctatgcaatcaaatttgtatgcgGTACGACCCGTAtcagtggataagatgaaattgaaccccaacaacatattcatatatatttcattgaaagtgcttgtcttttgcttttgccattgatcaacctcatgcatacatgtttattttcgtcttttgcatattaaaatccaattatttcgtttttaagtcttagctaatcaacaaatcacataactaaactaggccgtgagtcctttgggagaatgatacttggtcttatcgagtttattacttgaaactattcggtcatacttgccgattgttcaacaagtttgtgacatcacattttgatgttcataaatttgtccatcacgcAGCGAGACGACCGTTGTAGTCGCGGTGATCCAGGTTTGCTCTAGTTTTCGCCAGCAGCTTCACGCACGATTTCGAGCCAAGTCCGACTACAAAGAGGAGCGCGATACGACCTTGGCGTCAACCGCGTCGACATCACGGTTGTCGCCGGATTCGATGGGTTCCTCAGCGGGCTCATAGGCCTTCTTCGCAGCGGTCCACCACGGGGTTTCGTACTCAGCGACAACGTCTTTGGCGGATGATGAGAAGAAAGTGCTTGTTGTTGGTTTTGGAGTGCGGCGGTGACGAGGCGGAAGCGCGTGGGTTTTGGTAGATAGGGAGaaatgattattgtttaaggAAGTGTTTGGGGTTTGAAGAGAATTTAGTTTTGAAGTCAGAATGAGAAGCTGGTTTGGGGACGAAAATAGCTTCCATTAATAATCTGGTGTAATGGTTTTGATATGGTGTGTTTGGGGTTGAAGATGAACATGTGGCAGTGGGAGTGAGAATgacttgattattttttagGTGGGCATCCATCTAGCTATAAAAGCACCGACAGTGGCTTGATTATTTTGTAGGTGGGCATCTATCAAACAGTAAAAACACCAATGCAGTTTTAGctcaggtatatatatatatatatatatatatatatatatatatatatatatatatatatatatatatatatatatatatatttatatttactagATTTGTTTTGTTCACGTAGAATCACTGATTCATACTTTAATTGAACCCACTGAATATGATAAATGATAAATCTCCCAAAACCTTATGCTCCTTTCGGTGAGTGATATATATTCATGTCTGTTATCATTTCTGGTCATAATTTTGGGGACTATATTTTGTGGAATACTCTTAGCAAGTGTCCAAATGTGGCCACCGACAGATGTCTAAAGGATGTGGAATACTCTGGAATGGTGTTTTTTTCTTTGCCGAATATTGTGGAGACAATATGTTATTGAATCTTTCTCGCCAGTAGCCATTTAGAAAGTAATAAATGTTTTTGGAGTTGTAATTAGGATGGGATTAGTTGACAAGAAGTTTTGGTCTCTGAACGATATACTATTATCAACATTttatgaaaagtaaattttaccAATCTAACTTGAtgaaagttttaatataatggttagtttatatttttcatagaattaaattaattggTATGTTTGTGCttcacattatttttataaacaatttactatttattatataagaaaaaaccattattataattatatcacaTACAtgaacttttaaattatttaatttttttaatatgatatatattattttattcaataaaatgatTAAGTTGATAAAAGTtgtcatttatataatttaggaGACATATTCTTGCTGGGTtataagaaaggaaaataaaaaaattgagggAAACAAGGAAAACAGAAGAGAGATagaattgaatgaaaaatatcacttaatttataagaaaattaaaattattttacttttttcgAAAAgaagatactgcctcggttcaaagaGAACTGAGGCAAAAagtccttttaaaaaaaatgaaaatcctATTGCTTCGGTTATTTTTGAACCGAGACAAAAAGTCTACTTTTTTGTTTCGGTCCACAACCGAGGTAAAAAGGAGTAAACTTTTTGTCTCGCCTATATATTCCTCGGTTCCGGAACCGATGCCTATGTGCAAAAATAACCGATGTCGTTTTTCTTGATTGCACTAGTGATTCCAGGGAATGGTGTAACCGATTCCAACATGTTTGTAATCTATTCAATGAGCTTGGAATTGATTCCCTACACCTCGTAACCCATTCCACCATGACTTGTAATGGATtccatgacaaaaaaaaaaatcattatcctaaaaatatatagggttaaatatgtttttagtccctcaattATCAAgcgtttttatttttagttcctCTCTCAAACTTTGGTATACTTTGATCTTGTTCTTAAGGAAACCGTAATTTTCCGTCCTCCATAGTAACACTTTAAATTGCCACGTGGAAGgcaaatttaaattttggttctaactctaattaaaattaaaaaaaaaatattaaattgtagGATAAAAACTggaatcttttttttcttcgttTAAGGGTTTTGCGGTCACTattttcttctccatcttcaacAATTTTAcctaaatatattataatatattttatttaaacatttttttcttgacAATTAACATCTATGTGGTAGCTTGTGATTggtccgtttcaaatatacaaaccAATCAAACACTAACATATAATCAAttgtcaaaaacttgttaagaaaaattgttaacatGTCATAGTTATTTTTCATCAACCGTTTTCTAAAAGACAAGCAAAACCTATTAAAATTTCTCCTAACCAAGATGCCAAATTAGCCACAATGTGTCAAGAGAAAGGCATTTCCTTCATCCAATGATGTatcaaatcttttaaaatacaaaGACACAGTAGAAGTGATtcgaaagaggaagaagaagaatgtgAACATAAGTGAAAGTCTTTATGATACGTGAGAAAAGTCAACACGGATGCAGAGAAAAGCCGGAGAAGTCATGATAAACAGATTCTTTTGTTGATGCTGTCTATGACCTACACTCTACAATAGATTGCAGATTGCTGGCAACCACTTTCTTGtttccctctttttttttttttttacctttttttttgtctccATCTGTACTGTTTACAAGGCATCACTTTTCAAAAAGTTATGCTCCCAGTCTCAGGGATTCCCCACACTTCTAAAACATATTATCTCACCATTATGTAACTTAGCTTTTGTTCTAATAATGTATCCAAGGTTCCTCCAACCCTCCTTCACTCACTCCAGTTCGTTTTTCATCATCTTCTAGTTATTCGTGAAACAAACAAAACCCGGAAACATTTCTCCTACCAAGATGGCAGCGAGCAACAATGTGATTGTATGCATAAACCTCGTGGCCGTGATCCTTTCAATCCCAATCATCGGTGCCGGAATCTGGCTATCAAACGGCCAAGCAGATTCCTGCGTCCAGTTTCTGCAATGGCCCGTCATCATCCTCGGAGTTCTCGTCTTGGTGGTGGCTCTCGCAGGTTGCATTGGAGCCTTTTTCAGAATCACGTGGCTCCTCATAGTGTACCTCGTTGTCATGCTCGTGCTGTTGATACTGCTAGTGTGTTTGGTGGGCTTTGTTTACATGGTCACGCTTCGAGGTCATGGCAACATTGAAGCTGGCCGGGATTACTTGCAATATCATATGAACGACTTTTCTGGGTTCCTTCGTCGAAGGGTTAGAAGCTCCTTCAAGTGGGATCGCATCAGAAGCTGCATTAGCCAAACCAACGTGTGTGCTCAGCTCAGCCAGAGTTACAGAATGGCCGACGACTTCTTCGACGCACATCTAACGCCCATGCAGGTAAATGCTTCTGATGAAAATTAGGTGAAAGTTCAATGCTTTTATTATGTCTCAACCAAACTAACCTTATACCTTTATTCCAACATGTTTAAAAACAACATGGCTTTGGTTTGAAGCATTTGTTCTTGAACTTTTTTCAAGTTaccttaattttacatttttgttgGTTGGATCATTTGCAGTCAGGGTGCTGCAGGCCACCAACACAATGTGGGTATACTTTTGTGAACCCAACCTATTGGATTAGAGCGTTCAACCTTGCAGCAGATATGGATTGCCTGCAATGGAGCAACGATCAAACACAACTTTGCTACAACTGTGACTCGTGCAAGGGTGGTTTATTGGCTAATCTTAGGAAGGAGTGGAAAAGGGCCAATGTGATATTAATCATCACAGTCATTGTTCTAATTGTGGTGTATTTGGTAGGGTGCTGTGCTTTTAGGAATGCCAAAACTGAGGACCTCTTCCGCAAATACAAACAGGGGTATACTTGAGAAGGATCAATGTGTTTTAGTTGAAGTTAGTGGTAAAGTTTCTTCTTGGCTACTTAGTTTAAATCAACTATTTGAGTCCGTGTTTTGAAAGACATGCTTGTATGAATTTGTCTCTTGCACTTATTTTAGCAGAAAAAAGATGGTTGGTTTTATATGGGATGGGTTAAAGGTTGAAACTTGATCATATAAGGTGTTAAGAGGTGAGCGTGATTTGTGGAGGAGAGCACCGAAAGCTGAATACTCGACTACCGAGGCACCAATTAAATTGGCCTGGaatcattttaaaatgtatacTACCACCTTCGAGGCATTTTGGCGCTCCAAAAGTGCAccttttcaaattcaaatcaacttactttaattaattcaaGTTCCCAATCATTTTCAGAAAGGATTTATATTTTAGCGGAATTTGTATTTTTAGATGAAACAATGGACATTATAGTCTGTATTTTTAGATAAACATTGGACATTTGCATTTGAGGATTGATAGTCATGATcctttaattttaagaaaaggaGTTTTACATTCATTTTCGTGAAAGTATATGATTACTGCAATCATATATTCAAAGCAGTATACCATCATAGTCTCAAGACACCTGAAATGAacatgaaataatataaaattgtaacgACACTAATTCTTTCTATTGATATTTATCTTACATTTTCTTCTTAATATTAAAGGATCATGAATATGTGTTTGTTAGTCTAACTTTTAACGTTATCAAGAAGGCAAATACTATTCGATAAAATATGCCTTTGTTCAAGAAGAAATCTAGATGAGAGGAAAGAGGTTATCTTTAATCTACTGGAGGAAGAACATATTGTTTTTCCTATAACGGAGAATGTCAGAGAGTTATGACAAAAGAGGCTCGGCCTCATTATCAAGGATTATTATTgcttcaaacaaaaatattagtGAAGAGTCTACCTAATTTAGAAGTTCATCTTCCCCATTGCCAAGCTTGTCAATTTGAAAAGcaacacaattttttattccCAAAAGTAAGCAACACAGAAGCTTCAATTGGTTGATTTTGATTTATGTAGACCACAAAGAACGCCATCTTTCAAAGGTAGTATTTACTACATAGTGTTAATTGGTGTTTTTACTAGATTTTgctgaattttcttttaaaattcaagTCAGAAATGGCTGGAGTGTTTTGAAAGTTCAAAAATACGATTCTCGAATGGGCTATAACATTCAAGCTCTATGGTCAGACAACGAAAAAGAATATGCCGTAGGAGAATTTAATTGGTTCTGTGAGGATGGTGACATAAAACACCAATTAAATGCTCTTTAGATTCCACAATAAAATGAAGTTAGTTAGAGAAGCAACAGATACATTCTGGAAATGGCAAGATGCATGCTACATAAGAAAAATTTACCAAAACAATTTTGGACTGAGACaacaaatattattgttttccttCATATCAGATTTTCGACAAAGACAATGAATAATCTAACACTATTTGAAGCTTGACATGGATATAAACTAtctctaaaatttttaaaagtgtatGGTTGTTTGTTCTTCACCTATATTCTATAGGTTAAGTGTGAAACTAGAGAAGAAGGCAATACAATAAATCTTCGTACGccatttgtaacatcccaaaatatagtaataa harbors:
- the LOC108319197 gene encoding protein TORNADO 2, whose product is MAASNNVIVCINLVAVILSIPIIGAGIWLSNGQADSCVQFLQWPVIILGVLVLVVALAGCIGAFFRITWLLIVYLVVMLVLLILLVCLVGFVYMVTLRGHGNIEAGRDYLQYHMNDFSGFLRRRVRSSFKWDRIRSCISQTNVCAQLSQSYRMADDFFDAHLTPMQSGCCRPPTQCGYTFVNPTYWIRAFNLAADMDCLQWSNDQTQLCYNCDSCKGGLLANLRKEWKRANVILIITVIVLIVVYLVGCCAFRNAKTEDLFRKYKQGYT